One window of the Burkholderia sp. FERM BP-3421 genome contains the following:
- a CDS encoding aminotransferase-like domain-containing protein, with protein MQAAIEYPFAAPFADPQGSPIRELFRHLGKPGMISFAGGYPSPDLFDRDGIAAALADACRDDPLACLQYGDTAGAPGLRRALAEWMTQMRGVSCEPDQVLVTTGSQQGFDLLLRTLIEPGDAALVEAPAYPAALQALRLAGATIVPVATDAHGIDADALHAQLAAWPAARPRPKLLYTVPTFANPTGATLPAERRAALARLAQEHRFVLVEDDPYADLRFAGEPLAPILACAGAADWTVYLGSLSKIVAPGLRIGWAVAPAAIARRMTVAKQTSDLCTAPVAQEAVRRYLDSGRLAGHLRTIARAYGGRCDAMMRALQAFLADDITWSAPSGGMFVWARLTGGRDAAEVLKRALEHNVMYVPGSAFYACDADPATLRLSFAAAGEAEIFEGVRRLRAALAVR; from the coding sequence ATGCAGGCCGCCATCGAATATCCGTTCGCCGCGCCGTTCGCCGATCCGCAGGGCTCGCCGATCCGCGAGCTGTTCCGGCATCTGGGCAAGCCCGGCATGATTTCGTTCGCGGGCGGCTATCCGTCGCCCGACCTGTTCGACCGTGACGGCATCGCGGCCGCGCTGGCCGACGCCTGTCGCGACGATCCGCTCGCGTGCCTGCAGTACGGCGACACCGCCGGCGCGCCGGGCCTGCGCCGTGCGCTGGCCGAGTGGATGACGCAGATGCGCGGCGTGTCCTGCGAGCCGGATCAGGTGCTGGTCACGACCGGTTCGCAGCAAGGCTTCGACCTGCTGCTGCGCACGCTGATCGAGCCGGGCGACGCCGCGCTGGTCGAGGCGCCCGCCTATCCGGCCGCGCTGCAGGCGCTGCGCCTCGCGGGCGCGACGATCGTGCCGGTCGCGACCGACGCGCACGGCATCGACGCCGATGCGCTGCACGCGCAACTGGCCGCGTGGCCGGCTGCGCGGCCGCGTCCGAAGCTGCTGTACACGGTGCCGACCTTCGCGAACCCGACCGGCGCGACCTTGCCCGCCGAGCGCCGCGCGGCGCTCGCGCGGCTCGCGCAGGAACATCGCTTCGTGCTGGTCGAGGACGATCCCTACGCGGACCTGCGCTTCGCGGGCGAGCCGCTGGCGCCGATCCTCGCCTGCGCGGGCGCGGCGGACTGGACGGTCTATCTGGGCAGCCTGTCGAAGATCGTCGCGCCGGGCTTGCGGATCGGCTGGGCCGTCGCGCCGGCCGCGATCGCGCGCCGGATGACGGTGGCCAAGCAGACGAGCGACCTGTGCACCGCGCCCGTCGCGCAGGAGGCGGTGCGCCGCTATCTGGACAGCGGCCGGCTCGCCGGCCACCTGCGCACGATCGCGCGCGCCTACGGCGGCCGTTGCGATGCGATGATGCGTGCGCTGCAGGCGTTCCTCGCGGACGACATCACGTGGAGCGCGCCGTCGGGCGGCATGTTCGTCTGGGCGCGGCTGACGGGCGGCCGCGACGCGGCCGAGGTGCTCAAGCGCGCGCTCGAGCACAACGTGATGTACGTGCCCGGCAGCGCGTTCTACGCATGCGACGCGGATCCGGCCACGCTGCGGCTGTCGTTCGCCGCGGCGGGCGAGGCGGAGATTTTCGAAGGCGTGCGGCGCCTGCGCGCGGCATTGGCGGTGCGTTAG
- a CDS encoding dihydrofolate reductase family protein, which produces MISVFVGTSLDGFLARPDGAYDFLPADGGEPHGYEEFMAGTDTVVIGRKTFETVLALPSWPYEKKRSVILSSHPIDLSAVQGQAIETMSGPPAGIIETLTATGSRDFYIDGGLTIQAFIRAGLIERLVVTRVPVLIGPGRPLFGAIPGDIRLRHVATRQYPSGLVSSEYRFD; this is translated from the coding sequence ATGATCTCGGTCTTCGTCGGCACCAGCCTCGACGGATTCCTCGCCCGGCCGGACGGCGCGTACGACTTCCTGCCGGCGGACGGCGGCGAGCCCCACGGGTATGAGGAATTCATGGCGGGCACCGATACGGTCGTCATCGGACGCAAGACGTTCGAGACCGTTCTGGCGCTTCCGTCATGGCCCTACGAGAAAAAACGCTCCGTCATTTTGAGTAGCCATCCTATCGATCTGTCCGCCGTGCAGGGACAGGCGATCGAGACGATGAGCGGGCCGCCCGCCGGGATCATCGAAACACTCACGGCCACCGGGTCGCGCGATTTCTACATCGACGGCGGCCTGACCATCCAGGCATTCATTCGCGCGGGCCTCATCGAGCGGCTCGTGGTCACGCGGGTGCCGGTGCTGATCGGCCCGGGCAGGCCCTTGTTCGGCGCGATACCCGGCGACATCCGGCTCCGGCATGTGGCCACCCGCCAGTATCCCAGCGGACTGGTGAGCAGCGAGTATCGATTCGACTGA
- a CDS encoding LysR substrate-binding domain-containing protein has product MRKGIPNLAALQIFEAAAHHESFTRAADALALTQSAVSRQMTALEERLGVALFLRIKKRVVLTPHGRHYAALVRKNLERIERDTLDLMAQRGIGATLELAVVPTFASQWLIPRLPQFRARRPDITVNLSARTEAFLFSDSPFDAAIYFGHAVWPGTRGRLLFQEGEMVPVCHPALLSAGAPLARDALLELPLLHLSTRADAWRDWFRAHGLEHDVRAVRGPRYELFTMLSAAAHAGLGVALMPALLVADELASGRLAAASTLRLASDAGYYLVAPDATADSEPFAALAEWLDSVAPAETA; this is encoded by the coding sequence ATGCGAAAAGGCATTCCGAATCTTGCGGCGCTGCAGATCTTCGAGGCCGCGGCGCACCACGAAAGCTTCACCCGCGCGGCGGATGCGCTTGCGCTCACGCAGAGCGCGGTGAGCCGGCAGATGACGGCGCTGGAGGAACGGCTCGGCGTCGCATTGTTCCTGAGAATCAAGAAGCGGGTGGTGCTGACGCCGCACGGCCGCCATTACGCGGCGCTCGTGCGCAAGAACCTCGAACGGATCGAGCGCGACACGCTGGATCTGATGGCGCAGCGCGGCATCGGCGCGACGCTCGAACTGGCGGTCGTGCCGACCTTCGCGAGCCAATGGCTGATTCCGCGCCTGCCGCAGTTCCGCGCGCGGCGGCCCGACATCACGGTCAACCTGTCCGCGCGCACCGAGGCCTTCCTGTTCAGCGACTCGCCGTTCGACGCGGCGATCTACTTCGGCCATGCGGTCTGGCCCGGCACGCGCGGCCGGCTGCTGTTCCAGGAAGGCGAGATGGTGCCGGTCTGTCATCCGGCGCTGCTGTCGGCCGGCGCGCCGCTCGCGCGCGACGCGCTGCTGGAGCTGCCGCTGCTGCACCTGTCGACGCGCGCGGACGCCTGGCGCGACTGGTTCCGCGCGCACGGCCTCGAACACGACGTGCGCGCGGTGCGCGGCCCGCGCTACGAGCTGTTCACGATGCTGTCGGCGGCCGCGCATGCGGGGCTGGGGGTGGCGCTGATGCCCGCGCTGCTGGTCGCGGACGAACTGGCGTCGGGACGGCTCGCGGCGGCGTCGACGCTGCGGCTCGCGAGCGACGCCGGGTACTACCTCGTCGCGCCGGACGCGACGGCGGACAGCGAGCCGTTCGCCGCCCTGGCCGAGTGGCTGGACAGCGTGGCGCCGGCGGAGACGGCGTGA
- a CDS encoding DMT family transporter, with the protein MLASVFAATFVALWSTGFIVARAIKPHADPNLYLLARFAGTALLYAGVALAARARWPAGREWGRHLLAGALLQGVYLGASYWAVAQGLNAGVMALLGALQPLATAVLAVPCFGEKLPARGWFGMALGLAGVALVLAPRLAAPGAAAPGAVSAALVVAVAVLAVASITAGSLYQKSSLAQTDLRSAVAVQNAGAALVAAAFALLLGETRWDNAPGLWLSLGWGIVMLSGLAVTLLMWMLRRGNAARATSLLFLAPPLAALQGYLLFGETLAPVQLGGFALALAGVLLARKA; encoded by the coding sequence ATGCTCGCTTCCGTGTTCGCCGCGACCTTCGTCGCGCTCTGGTCGACCGGCTTCATCGTCGCTCGCGCCATCAAGCCCCACGCCGATCCGAATCTCTACCTGCTCGCCCGTTTCGCCGGCACCGCGCTGCTGTACGCCGGCGTCGCGCTCGCCGCGCGCGCACGCTGGCCGGCCGGCCGCGAGTGGGGCCGCCACCTGCTCGCGGGCGCGCTGCTGCAAGGGGTGTATCTCGGCGCGAGCTACTGGGCCGTCGCGCAAGGCCTCAACGCGGGCGTGATGGCGCTGCTGGGCGCGCTGCAGCCGCTCGCGACCGCGGTGCTGGCGGTGCCCTGCTTCGGCGAGAAGCTGCCCGCGCGCGGCTGGTTCGGCATGGCGCTCGGCCTCGCCGGCGTGGCGCTGGTGCTCGCCCCGCGACTCGCCGCGCCGGGCGCCGCCGCGCCGGGCGCCGTCTCCGCGGCGCTGGTGGTCGCGGTGGCCGTGCTCGCGGTCGCGTCGATCACGGCCGGCTCTCTCTACCAGAAAAGCTCGCTCGCGCAGACCGATCTGCGCAGCGCGGTCGCCGTGCAGAATGCCGGCGCGGCGCTCGTCGCGGCCGCGTTCGCGCTGCTGCTCGGCGAGACCCGCTGGGACAACGCGCCCGGGCTGTGGCTCTCGCTCGGTTGGGGCATCGTGATGCTGTCGGGGCTCGCCGTCACGCTGCTGATGTGGATGCTGCGGCGCGGCAACGCGGCGCGCGCGACCTCGCTGCTGTTCCTCGCGCCGCCGCTGGCCGCCCTGCAGGGTTACCTGCTGTTCGGCGAAACGCTCGCGCCGGTGCAGCTCGGCGGCTTCGCGCTCGCGCTGGCGGGGGTTTTGCTCGCGCGCAAGGCGTGA
- a CDS encoding DeoR/GlpR family DNA-binding transcription regulator: protein MLAEQRHQYILSELGKTGALSVAELVRTLDVSRETIRRDLNALAARGLLVMTHGGALAADRREPSLSEREAAHAGAKQVIGRRAATFVPDGASVLLDSGSTTHAVALALADRHRLTVYTNDWRIAFVLARRNENRVTLLGGELSDDEDATFGLDTIQQLAQYNVDFAFVGAGGVTPDGDLTDYSRLAAEVRSRMLAAAGTVVVVADHSKFGRVTPVRINGVEAARYLVTDRAPDKAMRRALAARGLELIVCG from the coding sequence ATGCTCGCAGAACAACGACATCAATACATCCTGTCCGAACTCGGCAAGACCGGCGCGCTGTCGGTCGCGGAACTCGTCCGCACGCTCGATGTGTCGCGCGAGACGATCCGCCGCGATCTCAACGCGCTCGCCGCGCGCGGCCTGCTGGTGATGACGCATGGCGGCGCGCTGGCCGCCGACCGGCGCGAGCCGAGCCTGTCCGAGCGCGAGGCCGCGCACGCGGGCGCGAAGCAGGTGATCGGCCGACGCGCGGCGACCTTCGTGCCGGACGGCGCGTCGGTGCTGCTCGATTCGGGCAGCACGACGCACGCGGTGGCGCTCGCGCTGGCCGACCGTCACCGCCTGACCGTCTATACGAACGACTGGCGGATCGCCTTCGTGCTCGCGCGCCGCAATGAAAACCGCGTGACGCTGCTGGGCGGAGAATTGTCCGACGACGAGGATGCGACCTTCGGGCTCGATACGATCCAGCAGCTGGCGCAGTACAACGTCGATTTCGCGTTCGTCGGCGCGGGCGGCGTCACGCCCGACGGCGATCTCACCGATTACTCGCGGCTCGCGGCGGAAGTGCGCAGCCGGATGCTGGCCGCGGCCGGCACCGTGGTGGTGGTCGCCGACCATTCGAAGTTCGGCCGCGTGACGCCGGTGCGGATCAACGGCGTCGAAGCCGCCCGCTATCTGGTCACCGACCGCGCGCCCGACAAGGCGATGCGGCGCGCGCTCGCGGCGCGCGGCCTCGAATTGATCGTCTGCGGCTGA
- a CDS encoding DUF1338 domain-containing protein, giving the protein MNDNLAVLLASVRDARAIDALMRLMHVPALFSRGEPGVVTRAELAQALNMALFADLLERVPTGRAYTDDVARTGGRVTFDHGALRTVRWPSCGALPPGEAAFTRILRPLGYRLNGTYPLDRLKMTGRSYAHLDAPDQIAQYFVSELHPERFSGAFQQAATRVLDRSADPLTPHAVATLAELERDAWLPLADACALLPVLVRCFARQHATPRLSDYETLRAESAEMAWIATEGNAFNHATDRVADVDAVADAQRALGRPIKAVVEVSKSGRVRQTAFRADPVLRAFVDAAGARVEREVPGSFYEFITRDQVEDGATGRTTLDLGFDAGNATGIFKMTAAA; this is encoded by the coding sequence ATGAACGACAATCTCGCCGTCCTGCTCGCCTCGGTTCGCGACGCACGCGCCATCGACGCATTGATGCGGCTCATGCATGTTCCCGCACTGTTTTCGCGCGGCGAGCCCGGGGTGGTGACGCGCGCGGAACTCGCGCAGGCGCTCAACATGGCCTTGTTCGCGGACCTGCTCGAACGGGTGCCGACGGGCCGCGCCTACACCGACGACGTGGCGCGCACCGGCGGCCGCGTCACGTTCGACCACGGCGCGCTGCGCACCGTGCGCTGGCCGTCGTGCGGCGCGCTGCCGCCCGGCGAGGCCGCGTTCACGCGCATCCTGCGTCCGCTCGGCTATCGGCTGAACGGCACCTATCCGCTCGATCGCCTGAAGATGACGGGCCGCTCCTACGCGCACCTCGACGCGCCCGATCAGATTGCCCAGTACTTCGTCAGCGAGCTGCATCCCGAGCGCTTCAGCGGCGCGTTCCAGCAGGCGGCCACGCGGGTGCTCGACAGATCGGCCGATCCGCTGACGCCGCACGCCGTCGCGACGCTCGCCGAGCTGGAGCGCGACGCGTGGCTGCCGCTCGCCGACGCATGCGCGCTGCTGCCGGTGCTGGTGCGCTGCTTCGCTCGCCAGCATGCGACGCCGAGGCTTTCGGACTACGAGACGCTGCGCGCCGAGTCGGCGGAAATGGCCTGGATCGCGACCGAGGGCAACGCGTTCAACCACGCGACCGACCGGGTCGCCGACGTGGACGCGGTGGCCGACGCGCAGCGCGCGCTCGGGCGGCCGATCAAGGCGGTGGTCGAGGTGTCGAAGTCGGGTCGCGTGCGGCAGACCGCATTCCGCGCGGACCCCGTGCTGCGCGCCTTCGTGGATGCGGCCGGCGCGCGGGTCGAGCGCGAGGTGCCGGGCTCCTTCTATGAATTCATCACCCGCGATCAGGTCGAGGACGGCGCAACCGGCCGCACGACGCTCGATCTCGGTTTCGACGCGGGCAATGCGACCGGCATCTTCAAGATGACGGCCGCCGCCTGA
- a CDS encoding LacI family DNA-binding transcriptional regulator: MTLRIKDVAEAAGVSVTTVSRVLSNNGPVKDAVRRRVLEVIERLDYRPNAAARRLRSGDTATIGLLVSDVRNPFFTEVSRAVEDAAYRQGMRVILCNTDENPEKEAMYLRLMESERVTGVIYSPTHDAAQRFDARAHAFPVVMIDRAGPAGAADAVTLDNRDAATRLVEHLVARGYRRIAGLFGNASTTGRERHAGCMDALRRHGLDAAVEFVEPHPEAAHARVAAWLAAAPGARPDALVASNGLLLLGAYRALREHGVRVPDDIALAGFDNDAWTELVTPGVTVIAQPVYEIGKNAMQLLMQRLADRTMSARTLVLPGELVVRGSTAARTAA; this comes from the coding sequence ATGACCCTACGCATCAAGGATGTCGCGGAAGCGGCGGGCGTGTCCGTCACGACGGTCTCGCGCGTGCTGTCGAACAACGGTCCCGTGAAAGACGCGGTGCGTCGGCGCGTGCTGGAGGTGATCGAGCGGCTGGACTACCGCCCGAACGCGGCCGCGCGGCGGCTGCGTTCGGGCGACACCGCGACCATCGGCCTGCTCGTGTCGGACGTGCGCAATCCGTTCTTCACGGAGGTGAGCCGCGCGGTGGAGGACGCCGCGTACCGGCAGGGGATGCGCGTGATCCTCTGCAACACCGACGAGAACCCGGAAAAAGAGGCGATGTACCTGCGCCTGATGGAAAGCGAACGCGTGACGGGCGTCATCTACTCGCCGACCCACGATGCCGCGCAGCGCTTCGACGCGCGCGCGCATGCGTTCCCGGTCGTGATGATCGACCGGGCCGGCCCCGCGGGCGCGGCGGATGCGGTCACGCTCGACAACCGCGACGCCGCGACGCGCCTCGTCGAACATCTGGTCGCGCGCGGCTACCGGCGCATCGCCGGCCTGTTCGGCAATGCGAGCACGACGGGCCGCGAGCGGCACGCGGGCTGCATGGACGCGCTGCGCCGCCACGGCCTCGACGCCGCCGTGGAATTCGTCGAGCCGCATCCGGAAGCCGCGCATGCGCGGGTGGCCGCATGGCTCGCGGCTGCGCCCGGGGCGCGGCCCGACGCGCTCGTCGCGAGCAACGGCCTGCTGCTGCTCGGCGCCTACCGCGCGCTGCGCGAGCACGGCGTGCGCGTGCCCGACGACATCGCGCTCGCCGGCTTCGACAATGATGCGTGGACGGAACTGGTCACCCCGGGGGTGACGGTGATCGCGCAGCCGGTCTACGAGATCGGCAAGAACGCGATGCAGTTGCTGATGCAACGGCTCGCGGATCGGACGATGTCGGCGCGCACGCTGGTGCTGCCGGGTGAACTCGTGGTGCGCGGCTCGACGGCGGCGCGCACCGCCGCGTAG
- a CDS encoding TetR/AcrR family transcriptional regulator, whose translation MKPGSKAAASENREPPTAGARRDDTRRKYDPEETKRNILDVATQEFSAMGLAGARVDAIAERTNTTKRMLYYYFDSKEGLYEAVLEKVYGDIRALELELNIGELEPVAGLRRLVEFTFDYHDKHRDFVRLVSIENTHGAKYLEQLKSFKNRNVSIIKTIEELLARGVASGAFRDDIDPYDLHLLISSFCFHRVSNRYTFGAAFGRDPSAPRLRVRHRATICDAVLRFVSC comes from the coding sequence ATGAAACCAGGAAGCAAGGCTGCCGCGTCGGAAAACCGCGAGCCGCCCACCGCCGGCGCACGCCGCGACGACACACGTCGCAAGTACGATCCCGAAGAGACCAAGCGCAACATCCTCGACGTCGCCACGCAGGAATTCTCCGCGATGGGGCTCGCGGGCGCGCGCGTCGACGCGATCGCCGAGCGCACGAACACGACCAAGCGCATGCTGTACTACTACTTCGACAGCAAGGAAGGCTTGTACGAGGCCGTGCTCGAAAAAGTCTACGGAGACATCCGCGCGCTCGAACTGGAGCTGAACATCGGCGAGCTGGAGCCGGTCGCGGGGCTGCGTCGGCTCGTGGAATTCACGTTCGACTACCACGACAAGCATCGCGATTTCGTGCGCCTCGTCTCGATCGAGAACACCCACGGCGCGAAGTATCTCGAACAGCTGAAATCGTTCAAGAACCGCAACGTCAGCATCATCAAGACGATCGAGGAACTGCTCGCGCGCGGCGTCGCGAGCGGCGCGTTCCGCGACGACATCGATCCCTACGACCTGCACCTGCTGATCAGCTCGTTCTGTTTCCACCGCGTGTCGAACCGCTACACGTTCGGCGCCGCGTTCGGCCGCGATCCGTCGGCCCCGCGCCTGCGGGTCCGCCATCGCGCGACGATCTGCGACGCGGTGCTGCGCTTCGTATCCTGCTGA
- the amaB gene encoding L-piperidine-6-carboxylate dehydrogenase → MQFNDILAALDIDLGQWRGSALTARSPLDGATLATLAVDSAADAERKIDAAHAAFLKWRSVPAPVRGELVRVFGNVLREHKAALGRLVTLEAGKIASEGLGEVQEMIDICDFAVGLSRQLYGLTIASERPGHRMMETWHPLGVCGVISAFNFPVAVWSWNAALAFVCGDSVVWKPSEKTPLTAIACHTLFAKALHEFEKTHPGVAPAGLSQLVLGAREVGEVLSTSPKVPLVSATGSVRMGIEVAKVLSARLARSILELGGNNGMIVAPSADLDLVVRAVTFSAVGTAGQRCTTLRRLIVHRSVADQLLPRLEKAFASVTVGNPLEAGTLVGPLVDRASFDAMQKALADAREQGGTVLGGERVDLGHADAYYVRPALVRMPAQSAVVERETFAPILYVLVYDEFADALAVHNAVPQGLSSSIFTNDVREAEQFMSGAGSDCGIVNVNIGTSGAEIGGAFGGEKETGGGRESGSDAWKSYMRRATNTINYSRELPLAQGVKFDV, encoded by the coding sequence ATGCAATTCAACGACATTCTCGCGGCGCTCGACATCGATCTTGGCCAGTGGCGGGGCAGCGCGCTGACCGCGCGTTCGCCGCTCGACGGCGCGACGCTCGCGACGCTCGCCGTCGACAGCGCGGCCGACGCCGAGCGCAAGATCGACGCCGCGCACGCGGCGTTCCTCAAGTGGCGCTCGGTGCCCGCGCCGGTGCGCGGCGAACTGGTGCGCGTGTTCGGCAACGTGCTGCGCGAGCACAAGGCGGCGCTCGGCCGCCTCGTCACGCTGGAGGCGGGCAAGATCGCGTCCGAGGGGCTGGGCGAGGTGCAGGAAATGATCGACATCTGCGATTTCGCGGTCGGTCTGTCGCGCCAGCTGTACGGCCTGACGATCGCCTCCGAGCGGCCCGGCCACCGCATGATGGAGACCTGGCATCCGCTCGGCGTGTGCGGCGTGATCTCGGCGTTCAATTTCCCGGTCGCGGTGTGGTCGTGGAACGCGGCGCTCGCGTTCGTGTGCGGCGACTCGGTCGTGTGGAAGCCGTCGGAAAAGACCCCGTTGACCGCGATCGCATGCCACACGCTGTTCGCCAAGGCGCTGCACGAATTCGAGAAGACCCACCCGGGCGTCGCGCCCGCGGGGCTGAGCCAGCTCGTGCTCGGCGCGCGCGAGGTCGGCGAGGTGCTGAGCACGTCGCCGAAGGTGCCGCTCGTCAGCGCGACGGGCAGCGTGCGGATGGGGATCGAGGTCGCGAAGGTGTTGAGCGCGCGGCTCGCGCGCAGCATCCTCGAGCTCGGCGGCAACAACGGCATGATCGTCGCGCCGAGCGCGGATCTCGATCTCGTGGTGCGCGCCGTGACGTTCTCGGCGGTCGGCACGGCGGGCCAGCGCTGCACCACGCTGCGCCGGCTGATCGTCCATCGCAGCGTGGCGGACCAGCTGCTGCCGCGCCTCGAAAAGGCGTTCGCGAGCGTGACGGTCGGCAATCCGCTCGAGGCGGGCACGCTGGTCGGGCCGCTCGTCGATCGCGCGTCGTTCGATGCGATGCAAAAGGCGCTGGCCGACGCGCGCGAGCAGGGCGGCACGGTGCTGGGCGGCGAGCGCGTCGATCTCGGCCATGCGGATGCGTACTACGTGCGGCCTGCCCTTGTGCGGATGCCCGCGCAGAGCGCCGTCGTGGAGCGCGAGACTTTCGCGCCGATCCTGTACGTGCTGGTCTACGATGAGTTCGCCGACGCGCTCGCGGTGCACAATGCGGTGCCGCAGGGGTTGTCGTCGTCGATCTTCACGAACGACGTGCGCGAGGCCGAGCAATTCATGTCGGGCGCGGGCAGCGATTGCGGGATCGTCAACGTGAACATCGGCACGAGCGGCGCGGAGATCGGCGGCGCGTTCGGCGGCGAGAAGGAAACGGGCGGCGGCCGCGAATCGGGCTCCGATGCGTGGAAGAGCTACATGCGCCGCGCGACCAACACGATCAACTACAGCCGCGAGCTGCCGCTCGCGCAAGGCGTGAAGTTCGACGTGTAA